A segment of the Lolium perenne isolate Kyuss_39 chromosome 3, Kyuss_2.0, whole genome shotgun sequence genome:
TAAGGTGCTCTCCATAAAAAGATACGGAGTAGTTACATCTGcacatatttttttattttagttaCATATGCAATTTTCATCCTTAGAAATGAACCTTTCAAAGCAGTAAATTTCTTATAATGAAACATAGCAGGGAATTCTTTTGTGGAGAAAAAAAAGGAAGCACATTTTTTATCCTGTGTTAACTAACTTCAATAAAAATAATTCAATCGTGCGAAGGCTCTCTACGCAAAATTATTTCAGCTACAAATGCAATTTTCATTATTAGAAATGGACCTTTAAAAGCAACAATTTCTTATGAAGTAACAGGCCAAGATAAACTATACAAAGACAAAAATGCAATCAAGAATAAATTAAAAATGGTGAATTACCAAAAGGGAGAACATGAATGAATGGGAGTCAACGATCCCAGTACTAGGTGATAGTAAAGCTTTCAGACAACGGAGTTCAGGTTCCATCTCCATAGCCTGAGAGCCATCCATCATCCGAAGATCATCCACTCCATTGCCTTTAGCGCTCTCGAGGAGCATGTCCAGCTTTGCAGTCTCTGAAGCACCAGTAGCAACGATAAGTTTGCCGAGCCGTTTATGGGGGATTTCTCGTTCTGCACAGTACTTGTAGAGCATTTCCTTTCCTCTTACACAAAGACTAGCCTACAAAAAGCATTTCATAGGGCGAATCAATAACACACAAATGGTACAGGGTTCTGCAGAGCTTTCATTTCTCTTTGACATAACATGAAAAATTCTGTCTATTTCAGCATGACAAGAAATGAATTCAGCGTGGGACAGGAAAAAAGGATGGACAGAATGGGCAAATgaagtaagagcatctctaacagaaccCGTAAAAACGCGAACCGAAAAATCCGAGTTCAGTgcaccgaactcgtgtttacgggcCGGAAAATGGCAGGCGCAGAACAGAGCCCGTAACGAATATTCTGTTTTTCAGTTTTCGTTACGGGCTCTGTCTGCGCCTGCGGGTTCCGAACCCGTAAAAGCAGGGTTTTTCATATGCAACACATAGAacaatgtatcttaattaatcaaataatcatccaaattattacaacacataaataATTGTCTGAACCAAATTATTACAACAGTTCTGCGAAAATTGAACAAATGTAAAATGTCTCAACCAAATTACAACAACTTCGGGAAAATTGGACAAATGCACAAATGTCTCAACAATGATACATGTGACAAGCAAATGAATGGAATGGTAGGATCAAAGGCGATGGCCATGTCGCTGCCAGTGGTGCATCTTCAGATCATAGACGAGCTGGGCATGGGTAGTGGAATTCACAATCTGCCGATGTGCCTCAAGGAAACCTTCAATGCGATCCGGATTGCGTTGGGGTTCCACTcgggtgccaacattgtcatagaagcagggcaagctcaagtctctttcatcctcgatgatcatgttgtgaagaatcacacaacatgtcatgatgtTGACAAGGGTTTTCTTGTCCCAAAATCTGGCTGGGCCACGAACAATGGCAAATCTTGCTTGCAAAacaccaaaagctctctcaatGTCCTTGCGAGCTGCTTCTTGAGCCTTGGCAAATTCAGCTTCTATTCTATCTTGGGGATCCTTGACAGACTTAACAAAAGTTGCCCAATCCAGATAGATGCCATCGGCTAGGTAATAGCCCATTGTGTACTCATTGTTCATGACCTTGTAGTTGCAAGTGGGTGCTTCCCCATTTGCTAATTTAGCAAACAAAGGAGACCTTtgcaggacgttgatgtcattgagtgTCCCCGGCAAACCAAAAAAACAATGCCAAATCCACAAATCTTGTGATGCTACGGCCTCAAGGACAATGGTTGCATCTTTGCTCTTGCCACAGTACTGTCCATGCCATGCTTTTGGACAATtcttccatgtccaatgcatacaatcgAGACTACCAAGCATTCCAGGCCAACCTCTTTTCTCATTTATCTCCATCAACCGTTTGGTGTCATCCTCGTTGGGAGCTCGGAGATACGTAGGCCCGTACAACTTGATAATCATGCGAGCAAACCTGCGGACTGACTCCGTGGTAGTATCTTCGCCAATTCGAAGATAGTCGTCGGTGTAATCCGCAGGGATGCCATACGCAATTACCCTCATGGCAGCAGAGATCTTTTGGAAAGCGCTGAAACCCATCACCCCGGGGGCATTCATACGTTGCTTGAAGTAATTCGAATGCAATTCGCAGTCTTTGACGATTCAGACGAACAAGCTACGCCGCATGCGATACCTCCTACGGAACAGATGGGCAGGATAGGTAGGTACCTCGGCGAAGTAGTCCTCCATCAGCTGCTCGTGGCCGAGGAGGCGATTCCGCTGGATGTGGTTCCGGCCGAACACGGAGCCCCGCCTCCGATTCAGCAGCTTCGCGCGGTCCTCCAGGTCCTTGACGGCGAGGAGGAGCATGGTAGCCTCCAAGTCGTCGTCCTGGAGCAGCTCGTCGAGGTCGGAATCGTCGGAGCTCGACGAATCTGACAGATCGAAATCGTAGCCCGAGCTCATCCTCGATTCcgacggagcggcggcggcggcggtggggacgGCAGCCGGAGTTGGGCGAGGAACAGCGGACGGGGTGCGGGGCGACCGTCGCTACCTCCGGGTTGCGGGGCTCGGGCGAATtgggcggggcggcggcggcggagtgtggtggcggcgcggggagCGTGGGGGAAGGAGCGAGCGAGCGGTTGCGTCAGGTGAACCTTCAGCGCGCCCTAGATAGGGATCGAGCGTTCGGTTCGCTCGATCGacccctacaaatacaggccgTTTTGAGTTTTCGGTCTCGGCCCGAAAAAAGTTTTTCGATTTTGGCCCTTTTACGGTTACTGATCGGCGCCGTTTTTCGCCCCGAACCCGTAAACCGgcggttatttttcggttttggcCCGTTTACGGggctctgttagagttgctctaatGAACTACTCTATAAATCTTCAGGTGCATAAGAGAGTGCAGAAGTAGCAACGATAATATTGCTACTGCATGCAAAAAACAGGGACGAAGTTTACCATGCCACTTAGTTATATTGTTCAATTACCTTATTTGCACCATGGAAGTATAGGTAATAAAGTTTGTGCAATCTAAAATTCCATGCACAGAGCCTGGAATGTGAAATTGCTAATGTCAACTATCCAACGCGGTGACAGGTGAAACCTGAATGAAATATCACAAGAATGAAGAATCACTTAAGATTGCAATCATGCACAAGTTCCCACCCTGCAGTGCCAAGTTTCCTTCTGAAATAGAGCAGCTGCCACTGCCAGCTTTTTTTTGGAAATGGGGAAGCCCTCTGCATCGGTCTGCATACGGCTTAAGCAGAGGCCTGCTAGAAATTTAGAATCCTTGGCATGAATGGGGCGCACCTTAAGGCTGCGGGGAGGGTAGTAGATGCCGGCGTGGATGACCTCGCTATTGCGGGAGCTCGTTCCGGTGCCGAAACTAGATGCTGACTCGACTACCAGCACCTCGCGCCCGGCCATGGCCAGCGCGCGCGCCACAGCGAGACCGACCGCGCCGGCCCCCACGACGACCGCATCCGCGGCCTCGCGGGGGGCTGCGGCGGTGAATTGGGCGAGACCTCGCCGGCGGCAGGCCCCTGAAAAGCGCCGCAGCAGAAGCATCTCGTCGGGAAGCGAGTTGGGGTCCAGCCTTGGTCCGGTGGCACCAGTGGCTCAGTGAGCCTAGCTCGATTGTGTTTGGCAGTTCCCTAAAAGAATGATTTTGTCTGATAGTTTCAGCTCATCAACCAAATAATTGCACCTTGGCAAAAAGTTTTTGTTTTCAGGAAATCCTCCTTTTTATTGTTTCTTAGACGTGGGTTTGGACATGTACTCCTTTTGTTTTAGTGTACTTCACATTCTAGGTTAAGTCAAAATCAAATTTTAAGTTCAACAAAAATATAGGAAAAATATCAACATTTATAATACCAAATGCATATAAATACAATTTATGATGATTCTAATACTACACCCTTCGTCGTATGGAACTCAAATTTGTTAAAATTTGAACGGATCTacaaatttaaatgtatctagacattATCTAGTACGTAGATACATCCAGATTTAGATAAATCTCAGATAAATTTCATAGGACAGAGGAAATACTATAGATTTTACACTGTACTATTGATAATTTTCGGAGTACAGTCTCCAAAATCATATTGTATAAGACAAGCTGCACATTTATTTCTGCTTATCCAACCTAAGAGTTTCTAAAGATATGAGTACAAAGTTTAACTTTGCCCATGTCCAAAAAGACCGTTTTTATGAAACTTATAGGCTCGTAAAATAACATTTACAGCCATCCTTTTATTTCAGTTAACTTGGTTGGCATGTTAGATCGCCCCCATTAGTGTAGTGTACTAGTGTGCCATCATTAGATCTACTTCAAGCCACTCCATCAGGTATCTACAAGCTAGATTCAGTGCATGCATATAGCACAAGCAAGCAGAAACTGCATAATAGAGATGACAATACCATTTCAGTCACAACACATAAAGCAGTCTCATGATTTACTTCCACAGGCAGAAAGCATCGTTCTGCTACAACACACAACTTTCTTGCTGAGAGAAAGGCACAAATGGTAGCTATGTAGGGAGGTTTACAACGTGGCAAGTGCGGACCTAACAATCTATATCACTCGATCTTCGGTAACCTTGTACGCCCATTACTTTCTAGCATTCTTTTCCTTCAAGTTGCCATCTAGCAGTTGGTATCATATACAGCCAGGCCTTGTAGTTCTGGACCTTCCAAACGCGGGTTCTTCTCGAAGCTGCACATAAAAAGAATCCAGATGGGTGAACTGGCTCAACAAATGGAACACCATGGACACAATAGGGTACAGCATAAACTGGGAAGTGAACCACAACTCAAATGCATCATTACGAAAAGAAAAAGATAATGGTCGGAGACTTCAAGTCCAAAACATTATAATTTTATAACTACTTCCTCCGCTCCATAATTCCTGTAGCAGATTCGGATGTATATTCACAAAATATGTCTTCATACATCCAAATTTGCGCGAGGAATTATGGAACAGAGGTAGTATGTATTTTGCACAATGTTTCTCTATAGAAAAATACAAAACAATGCCTAAAATACTATCCATGTCTTTTTAACATAAAACATATAGAGTATCGAAAAGATAGGAAAGGAGCGCAAAAGAAAACACAAGGGAGACAAAGTAAGTGCTCGGAATGGGTCAATTAAAACTATGCTAGAATCAAGAGCACCACAATAGCGTACTTGAGACAATACCCTTTCAGAATGATAAGATTCTACCCTTTCATACCAGAAATAGCGATTATCACCTCATTGTGGAAACAGACAACCAAAGTAATTTTACAGAGTGGCTGTTGCACTGTTCAAAGGAAACACCAGACACAATGTGCAACGATAGTGAACTGTGTGCCTGCGAGGGACTGACGATAAATTGTACTCCCTCTGTCCTAAAAGGACGTCGCAGATTTGTCTATAGTGTCTaaatacattcaaatttagacaaatctccgACATcttttttgggacggagggagtatgtgatTTTAGAACACACATATTGGCCGGCCAAATTATCAGAGGTGTGATTTAATTTTCCTTTTAAAGTATTAATAAAAACACACATCCTAAAATTTAAGGCAGATTCACTTCATTTCTTTGAAGTTTTGATTAGTTTAAAACTTGCAGTGTACATTAAAAAGTCAATCAAACTTACTTGCTGAGAGGAATATGCTCAAATGGTCCAGTGGTTGGAATTGTTCCACACAGATCATTACCAGAAACATCACTGAAGAACAATGAAGTCAAAATTATCACATTGGATATTAGCATGGAGCAAATTACACTCATCAATGGAAATTAAATTGTACTTACACAACTTTGAGACTAGATATTCCAGCCAGCTCCCTTGGAATTGGTCCGGTCAAACGATTGCCATTGAGTCGCCTATGAAAGCACAACCATGTGTTAATAGATATATAATGCTGTGGACATAACTTAGAAGTTCACAATCCTTAGTGAAGGTGAAAGATCAAACAAGTCACAGGTGCACAAAGTAGGTCTCATATACAGAACTTTACATCTGTGCAGAGCAACTACGTCAGTCTACTTATGTCGGCTTATTTTCTTTTTGGCCTATCTCGGTTGTTTGTTAGCCTATGTTTGGTGACTTGTAATGAACTACAATGTTATAGCTATACATAGCAATTATGTCACTCTACTTATGTTGGCTTATCTTCTTTTTGGCATATCCTGGGGTTTGGTTAGGGCCCTATGCTTGGTAACTTGTGATAAACTATCCAATAAGTTAGGCCATATGCATCTATGATGAGTAGACGGTGGTAAGAAAAACTTACATTATAAAAAATAAAACTGTAGATAGCAATTACGGATGGGTAACCTAGCACAGCCCAATGCCATTTGAACACATAATATTCATCTTTAACAGAATCAGCAACAAATCCATATTCAAGTGCTAATATGTGATAACTATTTCGTATGTAGAGAACAGTTGAAGAACATAAACTTACAAGAATACAAGGGATTTCAACTTCCCAAGTGCAGGAGGAATAGTCCCCGAAACGTTGTTCTTGTACAAGTCCAAGCTTATTAGGTTCTTCAAATCACCAAGTTCTGATGGGATCGTTCCTTCAATATTATTTTTGTAGAGTTCCCTGTTTTAACAATGATAGTCAATACAACTGCATTGCATGAACAGGCCTACATATCTTGAAATGACTAAATTAAATGAACAGTCAGGATGTTTTAACAATGATAGTCATATATTGCATTGAACATATATGACTATCGAAAACCTTGAATACATCAGGCCTACATATCATGCAAATAAATTCCAAGGAAATAGAGCATAAAAGGGTGCACCACGAGGAGAAATGGAACTAGATCCTACATATCTGTTCAACATAGGTTTACATGTATTAGTTACTTAGTTACACAACATCCTGAGAACAGGTTATAAGAGGACACGGAAAAAAGACAGAAACTAGTATCCTATCTACACATTCAACCTACGGTGCCATATATTGGTTGTATAATAGAAGCCATGAATTTAGCTTCTTTTGTCCCAGAATATCTTTATATTTCTTTGTCATCAGACCAGGTAAATCCATGTCCACACAATCAACATTTTCTTTCAAGTTCATATCTACCTGCTACCGACTCAAGAGATCTGTCAGCTTCAGTACCATAACTTGTAGTACAGTGAAGCAACCATATCACATAATACAGCCTAAAATATAAGATTTAACACATTGAAATTTATAGTACTCCCTCCAGCTCGATTTAATTGCCGCAGCCCAAACAATAAACTGTGTTATGCCCAGTTTACCTCCGCATCAATGAAATGGGGCCCAAGGGAGTGCAGGAATTGGAAGTTGAATAAATTTTTACCAGCAGATTGGAACATATTCTATTTCAGTTCATAGTCCTTAGAAACAACCAAAACTAGTACAAATTGCATGCATGCAGGTTAAAACTATCTACCGTAGGAGATACAGTCCATCTATGGAGAAGCGAACATGATTGAATAAGTTACAGGAGTCAGACATCAGACCAAATAACAAATTAATCAGGGATGGGGCTAGACTAATTTAATTACCAGATGCTATTATCGATGCTCAAAAATTGCAAATCCTTCCCCTATCTATAATTTAATTACCAGACTAACTTCAAGAAACATGGCAGTATTTTGCAAATGGTGGAGTTTTATTTGCCAGCAGAAGTAGAGCAAAAATAATATGAGCAGGTTTCAGCTCAACACTGAGAGCAGCTAGCAACAAGAAGTAAACAACATGAGGAACTTACAGATATTGCAAATGCTCCAATTTGCCAAGCTCGGGCACCAGATGGCCAGATAAGTTCAAGTTACCAAGATCTCTGTAAGAGGGGGCATTTGAAGAAAACAGTCAGACGAAGATAGCGTTGTAAAACTTTGATCTCATATAGAAATACAAGTGCATGTCCGTAGTTTTCATGTACCCAGCAACTAAATATGCAACTGCCACTGATTTTTGTATCTTGAGGTTCGTTATTGTTTGGACTACTCTGCAACACATGGTATGAATGTATGATTTGAGAGTTGAGACCCACGACTTCCATCTAGAATGAACCAATGGTATGTTTGGCCGATTTTTTTTACTTGATTTTTCTTATCAGTTTATGACTGTTCTGACTCTTGACTTTTATTCAGTTAATACCATTTCCATTCCACGCTCTCTGGCTGACGACAGTAATAATCCAGTGTATCGAGTACCAAATCGTGGATTAGGATGATGTACATAGCACTAGTTTCTCCTGGCGCAAACAAATTATAGCTACGAATCAACCTGATTCAGATTGCAGCCCTAACTCAAACCGAAGCGAAGTCTAAATCGAAGGGCGAGCAATAGAGAGGGGAGGAAGAGAAGGGTGACGCACAGGCGCGTGACGCGGTTGTCGCGGTCGCAGGTGACGTGGAACCAGGTGCAGGGGTTGACGAGCGTGGGGTCCCAGCTCTGGAGCACGGCGCCGGGGTCCCTGAGGCTGCGGCGCAGCGCGGAGAGCGCGTCGCCCTCGGAGTTGGCCCCCGCGAGGGCGAGCAGGAGCGCCGCGACGAGGGCCACGCCCAGGGCTCCCGCCGCCGGTGCCGCCATGGGAGATCGGCCGCCGGATCTGGGCGCGGTGCGGGGAGCGAGCGGCAGCAGGTGGAGAAAGGGGAAAGGAAGAGGGCAGCAGAGGAGAGCGGAGCAGGCAGGCAGGCAGGCGCAGTGTATTTCCGTCTCCGTCGGTCGGCGGTCCACTTTTGTACTGCTGCTCGGCGTGTGGGAGTGGGAGTAGTGGAGCGGCCGGGCCGACTTGGGTGGTGGGTTGGGTCGGCTTGGTTCCCTCCCTGGGCCACGCGAGCGAGTTGGTTGACTTGAGTCAGCTCCTTTCCTTTTCCTACTATCCTCCTAGGTTGCTATAGGTATGAATCTTGCTGATTTCATCCAAGATaattgttcaaaaaaaaatccaagataaGAGCATCTCCCGTCGCTCCCCCAAAGCAtctcaaaccgcgccggattgagtgtTTGGGGACGTAACGTCGATCCtcagccacgtcccccaaacgccgctccAAACATTAAAAATACTTCTTTTTTTAACATagaaccatttatcaaatatagcatatgaataaaaatgtttgcgaggattgtttttaaattaaaatacaacaaacaataaaacaagtaaacaaatataataaatagggctagatgctagatcaaggtgccacggtatttcctttgatcctccacaaatgctcaacgagatcagcttgaagttgatcatgaacattgctgtcacggatttctgcgtgcatggcgaggaaatcagcaaaatctgcaggcaactcatgatcaacctccacaAGAGGGCcctcacactcatagggaccaacatgtgtcctgacatgattcttgcggtcatcctcgatgatcatgttgtgcatgatcacacaagcctgcatcacctcccacatttggtcgtgagaccagcttagagcagggtaccggacaatggcaaattgtgcttgaagcacaccaaatgcccgctcaacatccttcctgcaagcctcctgtcgcgtagcaaagtgggaattcttcagacctaatgaattcgagattgttttgacaaaagtggcccattttggatatataccatcggctagataatagcctttggtatattcgtgGTCATTTATCtcgtagttgcatggtggagcatgctcttccactagtctgctgaacaccggagactgctgcaacacgttgatgtcattgtgtgatcccgccatgccaaagaaagaatgccaaatccacaggtcataatctgctacagcttcaagcaccacactgcaatatccatgacgcccctTGTATATATCTTACCAAGCAAACAGGCAGTTCTTCCAtgtccagtgcatgcaatcgatgcttccaagcattccaggaaatcctctggcagcattttgtgctatgatccttgcagtctcttcctcagttggccctctcaagtagtatttgccaaactttcccaccacagctcggcaatacttgtacatgcactcaatggcagtagactcactcatgcgaaggtagtcgtcttgtgtatcggcaggtgctccatATGCAAGTATCCTCatagcggcggtgcacttctgaatcgaggagaacccgacaacgcctacaacgtcgaccttgagcttgaagtaggggtcgaactctcgaacgccgtggaggatattcatgaacaaccccttgctcatcctgtaccggcgccgaaaattgtcggcatgtgttgcatcatcggcgaagtagtcgttgtgcagcatggcatgcccctccatcctctgccggggcttggacttccttctccccggccttgatccttcgcggcgcggcctcttcctcttctccgcctcggtgacaaccatgtcctggagggacgcgatgatcagcaaatgctcccggaggTCGTCGTCGAAGGTTTGCTCAACCTacagcagcagggcaaccatctcatcgtcgctatccatgtctaaagcaaaatcaatggttaatattgcgccgaggcagacgacgcaacgaacagcggccaaccgtgcctacctggcaagtcgtcgagcaccttgtgtgcgcggaggtggggcggatttgatgccgcgttctgggacgcgatGGCGAAGCAGCGGCGGCGGAACGACCGGCGGGAGCGCCAGCCGCGGtgacggtgccgactctcagaagAGATCAAACGCTCAAACGGCCagcaaatccagcggcggcggaggggtgggaggcgcgggaaggaaggagcgacgagaaaaaagACGCGaatcaacggtttatgcaaatactcgccgacatgtgggagcccgcgtcgcttttcgttgtgtccggcgtgcccggtgcgtcccctgtgggacgggaacggcctcggggcgcgccggataaaattaggctttggaggacgcggctgaaACCGTTTTttagtccggcgcgccccaaattgctttgggggacgtgactggagatgctctaaagactCTACAACTGATTGGCCGGAACTGAGCTTCTTCGGTAAGCTAGTTATCTAGTCCCGTGATAGAGATGTTAATTAAAGAGGTAGAAGAGAGAGTTAGCCCTAGTTGCTTTCATACTCTACGACAAGCTTTGTTCTGCTTCGGTGATGGAGGGTGAAAACGGCGCCTCACCTTAGTGTCTATAGTCATCGCTAAGTGATCCAAGAGCATTTCTAACTGCGTCCCTTAAACAGCGTATATATCGTGTCTCTGACTAGCGGCATTCCTCATACTGCTGATCTAGAAATTTTTTTCCAGTTATCTCAAGTATATGTAAAAAATCTAGTAAAGTTTAAAATACTTAAATAAACAGTTTAGCACACAAATAAATACCTTTACAACAAGTAAAAttgaaataaaataaataaatagttCATACGATTCAAATAAAATCCAATGGTCAATCATTTGAGCCTCTGCAGATGCTCAATGACCATTTTGCAGTTGCCTATTAGTGAATGTGTCACAAGTTTTCGCATACATGGCGAGAAAATTAGCAAAATCTACGAAATAGCCTGCGTAGAGCATGGCATGACACTCCATTCTTTTTCTTGGCTTCAATTTCTTACTTCCACACTTTTGAACCTCCATGGTTGGGAGTGGCCTTCTCTTCCACTTGTAATTGTTCAGGAGCGGTGAGAATCATGAAGTGCTCCTCTTCATTGGCGTTGGTGTTGGCTTCCTACCCCCATGAACAAATTCATCATCATCTCGTTGTCGCTATCCATAATCTATAATAAAAAAACAAGGGAGATCAATGAACTGAACGGCCGTGGGTAGAGGGAAAAAGCGTCATAGACCTACGACCGAACACCTTACGAGCAAGGCGAGCGAGTGAGGTTGTCGCACTCCATGGAGAGGACGAACAGGGGAGCGAGGGAGAGGTGACAGGGAGGCACGGTCGGCATAGCGATACGGCTGTGGCGATTTCATAGGGTGGGAGCGCCCAAGCAAGAGGAGAGGCAATGTGGCAGTTGGAATGGGGCTAGGTAACTGGCGTGTGAAAACCAATTGTCGGCATCCAATGTGGTGCTGAGCACGTCCCCTATGGGTCGGGGATGGCCTGGGGACGACGTACGTGCTATTGGACCGCACGGGACCGGAAAGTCTTTTGGGACGCGTGGCTTGGCGTGTCGTTTTGTTCGGCATCCCGCAAATCCTTTTAAAGGGCGATTTGGGGGATATGGCTGGATGCTCTAAAGACCTAttctaattttttatttttgagaTTGTGCGTATTTTTTGTTGATGCTTATATTAATAGATGAATGAAATTTTCGCAAAGAATACTGTCTTCTTTTCAAATCTTCCTTCCTCCTCTTTGTAGGTCGAAGAGGCAGAAACATAGGCATATGCATTTTAATGTGTAGCATGCTTTTGGCTCCAATCTGTATAGATTACACTGCTGCATTTCCACTACCTTGAGAAAAGGCAGACAAGGTATGGAGGAGAGACAAGAGCAGCGAAGATTCCATGTCACGCACTGGCCTATGGTGGCATCGAGAAGTCCACGTCATGGTTCACTTGCTGGTTTTCCGGACCCTGTGTCTTCACTTTTTCTACCCGCCTCGCGACAAGTACAGGCTTGAGACTTGAGAGCATCTGCTTTCCATTTTACTATGTGATCGCTGTTGTCGCGTACCCTGCCTTTGTGAAACAGGCTCCGTCTCTCTTGATTCGGGGCAGCACTTCGCTTAGAAAAATCGATTATTCGTCCTAACTTGGGAACCTCTAAATAAAAGTAAACGAACTGAGAATTCCAAAAGAACTGTGCATAAGTGCATTGCCTTTGTAACGCCACGAATTCACTTATGCAACCTTTTCTTTGCATAATAGAGCTTTTGTTGATTCTTTGTAACGTGTCGAGCCGCTACAAACACAAAAGAATCCACGCAGAGTATGATGAATAAACATTTGCCATGATTGATTTCCATGGAAATTCAGGAGAAGACAACGGTGCGAGGAAAATTTAGGTAATATAATGCGGGGACGAGAAATTGCTTTGTCACTAACGCATCTGTTTGTCAAGTGGGACACATGCCAATATAAACCTAGATGTGCAAGAGGTGGAAGCGACCATGTTGACAAGAAGATAGACAACAAAGGAGGTGATGATGCTATGTCGAGTGAACAATTGCTGTGATAAGTAGAAGCAATATCTCTAACTTAGGAGCATTTCCGTTCAAATAAAAAAGGAACATTTCATTTCTCACTTTACGTGTGAATGCCATCTCGG
Coding sequences within it:
- the LOC127344883 gene encoding protein ANTAGONIST OF LIKE HETEROCHROMATIN PROTEIN 1-like, yielding MNAPGVMGFSAFQKISAAMRVIAYGIPADYTDDYLRIGEDTTTESVRRFARMIIKLYGPTYLRAPNEDDTKRLMEINEKRGWPGMLGSLDCMHWTWKNCPKAWHGQYCGKSKDATIVLEAVASQDLWIWHCFFGLPGTLNDINVLQRSPLFAKLANGEAPTCNYKVMNNEYTMGYYLADGIYLDWATFVKSVKDPQDRIEAEFAKAQEAARKDIERAFGVLQARFAIVRGPARFWDKKTLVNIMTCCVILHNMIIEDERDLSLPCFYDNVGTRVEPQRNPDRIEGFLEAHRQIVNSTTHAQLVYDLKMHHWQRHGHRL
- the LOC127340143 gene encoding uncharacterized protein, coding for MAAPAAGALGVALVAALLLALAGANSEGDALSALRRSLRDPGAVLQSWDPTLVNPCTWFHVTCDRDNRVTRLDLGNLNLSGHLVPELGKLEHLQYLELYKNNIEGTIPSELGDLKNLISLDLYKNNVSGTIPPALGKLKSLVFLRLNGNRLTGPIPRELAGISSLKVVDVSGNDLCGTIPTTGPFEHIPLSNFEKNPRLEGPELQGLAVYDTNCATGATGPRLDPNSLPDEMLLLRRFSGACRRRGLAQFTAAAPREAADAVVVGAGAVGLAVARALAMAGREVLVVESASSFGTGTSSRNSEVIHAGIYYPPRSLKASLCVRGKEMLYKYCAEREIPHKRLGKLIVATGASETAKLDMLLESAKGNGVDDLRMMDGSQAMEMEPELRCLKALLSPSTGIVDSHSFMFSLLADAENLGAMISYNTAVTSGHVGDEGIELHISESKELENHSIGSPVPPQIVLLPKLLINSAGLSAVPLAKKLHGLDQAFVPHAYYARGCYFTLSQTKSPFSHLIYPLPEDGGIGVHVTLDLNGLVRFGPDVEWLDGGMDDMSCFLNRFDYSVNPTRCSGFYSVIRKYFPNLKDGSLEPGYSGIRPKLSGPGQRPSDFVIQGEDVHGIPGLVNLFGIESPGLTSSLAIAEYIVSRYNST